A portion of the Gemmatimonadota bacterium genome contains these proteins:
- a CDS encoding carbon-nitrogen hydrolase family protein, with amino-acid sequence MARFVRVGSIQFSAFADLQRGEPESMEKVLRMTRNDLNSLKGYNLDLVLTCELVEGYGQTLETAETVEQPGPFLSMYRDFARAESCHVAGSIKLREGDDVFNSIVYIGPDGSVIGAYHKTYLTDNERKQGLRSGDGPKVFDTAIGRLGGVVCFDQKFEQLRFDYRDLKPDILTFPSAYHGGFLQQQWAYECQCYYLTALRFYGGGVIDPLGQPVKLNTNYSRTMCATINLDRVLVKRTGNSGKFPLIEKKYQDEVTIDVPSYIGTALIHSNSDKRSAIDIVREFELELFDDFFARNIRQNDENRRLNVGSLKEIYSVRSAV; translated from the coding sequence ATGGCACGATTCGTAAGAGTTGGATCGATTCAGTTCAGTGCATTTGCCGATTTGCAGCGGGGTGAACCCGAGAGCATGGAAAAAGTACTGCGCATGACCCGAAACGACCTCAATTCATTGAAAGGATACAATCTGGACCTGGTGTTGACCTGTGAGCTGGTCGAAGGATACGGCCAGACCCTGGAAACGGCCGAGACCGTGGAACAGCCGGGTCCGTTTTTGTCAATGTACCGGGATTTCGCCAGGGCCGAGTCATGCCACGTGGCTGGATCTATCAAGCTCCGCGAAGGCGACGACGTGTTCAATTCGATTGTGTATATCGGCCCTGATGGCTCAGTGATCGGTGCCTATCACAAGACGTACCTGACGGATAACGAGCGAAAACAGGGGTTGCGCTCGGGTGACGGCCCCAAAGTTTTCGACACCGCGATCGGTCGCCTTGGAGGGGTGGTTTGTTTCGACCAGAAATTCGAGCAACTTCGGTTCGATTACCGGGACCTGAAACCGGACATCCTCACATTTCCCAGTGCCTATCACGGCGGATTCCTTCAGCAGCAATGGGCGTACGAATGCCAGTGCTACTATCTGACCGCGCTTCGGTTCTACGGAGGCGGGGTGATCGATCCCCTCGGCCAGCCCGTGAAACTAAACACCAACTATTCACGCACGATGTGCGCAACGATCAACCTGGACCGCGTGCTGGTCAAACGCACTGGAAACTCCGGCAAGTTTCCTCTGATCGAGAAGAAATACCAGGATGAGGTCACGATCGACGTGCCGAGCTATATCGGGACCGCCTTGATCCACAGCAATTCGGATAAGCGCTCGGCCATAGACATTGTGAGAGAATTTGAGTTGGAACTATTCGACGATTTCTTCGCCCGCAACATCCGGCAGAACGATGAGAACCGCCGTCTGAACGTCGGTTCGCTCAAGGAGATTTATTCGGTTCGTTCG